Within Buchnera aphidicola (Takecallis arundicolens), the genomic segment TGTGTATATAATCTTTGGTCTTGGTTGATCACCTAATTCTAATAATCGGCGATTAATTTTTTCAATTTCAATATCATCAATAGGTGCAGGTTGATTTGATGATCGTCCTATAAATCCAATAATTTTTGGTACGCTTTTTATAAGTGCCCAACTTTTTTCATTTAAGTGCATATTAATTAAAATATAACCTGGAAAAAATTTAATTTCACTTTTTTTTTTTTTTCCGGATTTCATTTCTACTACTTGTTCTCCCGGTACCATTATTTTACCGAATAGGTTTTTTTCTTTACTAGATCCAATTTGTTCTTTTATTTTTTGAACGACATGGTTTTCTAGACCTGAAAAAGTTTGTAAAATATACCAACTTTTTTTTGTATTATTATACATTTTAAAACCGTAGTGTCATAATGGATGATATTATGAGAAATAAAGTTTTATCCATAATACATAAAATTAAAGATAATAGTATACTGGTAATCAATATAGTAAATGTTGTTTTTATAGTTGCATCCATTGTTGGCCAACATATATTATTTATTTCTTGTTTTAATATTTTTATGAAATGAATTATTTTCATATTTTAATTTTAATTTTTTAATGTGTTAATTATATTATTTTTATAATAAATATATTATAACATAATGCAACATGTCAATATTCATATAATATATATATTATAATTTTATTTTTATAATTATTTTTTATTTTTTATTATATTTTTTGTATTTTAAATTATCTTTTAAAATAATATTTAATTTTATTGGTATTTTTTGCTGATACCCAGATTCGAACTGGGGGTCTCACCCTTACCAAGGGTGTGCTCTAACCAACTGAGCCATATCAGCTTAATTTTCAAGCGGGTAGCGGGAGTCGAACCCGCATTTTTAGCTTGGAAGGCTAAAGTAATAACCATTATACCATATCCGCGTTGTATTATATTTTGTATGGTGGAGGAAGGATTCGAACCTTCGAAGTCGTTAGACGGCAGATTTACAGTCTGCTCCCTTTAGCCACTCGGGAACTCCACCTAAAATCAATAATTTATGCCGGCTACCGGAATCGAACTGGTGACCTACTGATTACAAGTCAGTTGCTCTACCTGCTGAGCTAAGCCGGCGAAATATTTTTTATCTCTTACCTTATATATTACTTTTAGATAACGAATTATGCAAGTTTAAATTTCATTTTTTTTAAATTTTATATAGTTTTTTATAAACTATTTAAGATAAATAGTAATACTATTATATACTATTAAAAAATATAATTTTAAAAATTTTTCGATTATTCGATGAACTATAATAAAGGATATAATTATGAATAAACCTTATCATCATTATGAAACATTATATCAAACTATATTTGATATTCGATCAAAAGTAGATGTTTCTTTTGAGTTTTTTCCACCAAAAATATTTAATCAAAAAAATAATACTTTTTTATCTACAATGGAAAAATTAAGTATATTTAATCCAAAATTTATTTCAGTAACATGTTCTCCGAATATAGAACATGTTATTGATTATACTTACCAAGCTATTCAACATATTCCTGTTAATTTAAATTTAAATATTGCTCCTCATATTACTTATATTAATAACATTGATAAAATTACAGAATTAGCTAAAAAATATTGGGAGAATGGGATTCGAAGAGTGGTTGCTTTGCGTGGTGATGTTGTATCACAAGAATATTGTGCTGAAGTTTATGCATGTGATTTAGTAAAATTATTAAAAAAAATTGCTGATTTTGATATTTCAGTTGCTGCATATCCTGAGATACATCCTGAAGCACATAGTGCTAAATTAGATTTATTTTATTTAAAAAAAAAAATTGATTGTGGTGCTAATAGAGCAATTACTCAATTTTTTTTTGATGCTGAAAAATATTTAAGGTTTCGAGATCGTTGTGTTTCGGTAGGTATTACTGTTGATATTATTCCCGGAATTTTACCAATTTTAAGTGTCCAACAACTTAAGAAATTTATTCGTTTAACAAATGTTTATGTTCCTTCTTGGATACATAATTTGTTTAATAATCTTGATAGTAATGATGTTTATTTAAATAAAATGATTGGTTTGATGGTATGTACGAATATTATTCAAAAATTATGTGCTGAAGGAGTAAAGGATTTTCATTTTTATACACTTAATCAATTTGATATCACATATGCTTTATGTTCAATACTCAAAAGTAAGATAAAAGTAAATTAATTTTTGTGATATAAGTTTTAATTTATATGATATTAATATAAATTATTTCAAAATGAGTATACTTGTATGAAACATGTATTAGTTATAAAATTAGGAGGTATGTTATTAAGTAGTGTTTTTGCTATGAATAATTTTTTTAAAACACTATATGAATATAAAAAAATAAATCAGAATATTTTGCTTGTACATGGAGGTGAAATATGGGCAAAAAATTTATTAAGTAATACATTTAGTTTGAATCAAGAGAATAAAGTATTTCATTTAGATTATAACAATAATGTAAATAATGATTTTAAATTTGGTATATTTTCAGGAACAATTAATTCAAATATTTTAAAATATGCCGGTCTTCATGGAATTAATGCCATTGGTTTACATTGTACTGATGGTGATACTATTATATTTAAATCATCAGATATACGAGATTGTATATTTTATAAAAATAATTCATTAACATTTATTAATTCTCTTTTGAAATCTAATATTATGCCAATTATTAGTCCAACCGCTATTACTAAAGATAATCTATTAATTAATGTAGATTCTGATTTAATAGCTGTATTATTAGCACAAGCATTTCAAGCACGTTTAATTATGTTAACAGATGTGAGTGGAGTATTAGATGGTAAAGGACATGTTATTAGAAAAATTAATTATTTAATGTATGAACAATTAATATGCGACGGTATAATTAGTTCAGGTATGTTAATTAAAGTGAATTTAGCTATGCAAGCTGCACAATATTTAAAGAGTCCAGTTAATATTGCAGGTTGTACTGATCGTATCAAATTAAAAAAAATATTTTCTGGTAATGCTATTGGTACTATTATTTTAAATTCAGATAAGGAAAGATCTCATGCATAATAGTAAACATATTGGAAAAGTAGTTTTAGCATATTCTGGTGGTTTAGATACTTCAGCGATTATTCCATGGATTAAAGAAAATTATTCATTAGATGTTATAGCATTTGTTGCTGATATTGGGCAATCAAAACAAGATTTGGATGGGATATCTGAAAAAGCTATAAAGTCAGGAGCAATAGAGTGTTATATCGTTGATCTAAAAGAAAAATTTATTAAGGATTATATTTTTCCAGTATTAAGTACTGGAGCATTATATGAAGGAAATTATTTATTAGGAACAGCAATGGCAAGACCAATTATTGCAAAAGAGCAAATAAAATTAGCAATTAAAACACAGGCTATTGCTGTTTGTCATGGAGCAACTGGTAAAGGAAATGACCAAATTAGATTTGAAATGGCTTATGCTGCTTTGGCGCCTCATTTACAAGTTTTATCTCCTTGGAGAGAATGGAAATTATCTTCTCGAGAAGAATTAATTGAGTATTTGCAGGTGAGAAATATTCCAACAACTGCGACAAAAGAAAAAATTTATAGTAGAGATGAAAACATTTGGCATATTTCAACAGAAGGTGGAATATTAGAAAATACTTGGAACGCTTCAGATAAAAATTGTTGGGTTTGGACTAATGATCCTGTTTGTGCACCAAATGAAGCTGAATATGTTACTATAGAATTTAGTAAAGGATATCCTATTTCTGTTAATGATCATTCTTTAAGTTTATTATGTATATTACAATATCTAAATAAAATTGGTTCAAAACATGGTATAGGACGTATTGATATTGTTGAAAATCGTGTTATCGGTATTAAATCACGAGGATGTTATGAAACTCCAGGTGGAACTATTATAGTTGCAGCAATGCGAGCGATTGAACAGTTGGTTTTAGATCGTAACAGTTTTCAATGGAGAGAACAACTTGGTTTAAAAATGGCCTCTATAGTATATGATGGGCTTTGGTTTACACCTGTAAGAGAAGCAATACAACATTCAGCTATGGTATTTTTTAAT encodes:
- a CDS encoding acetylglutamate kinase → MKHVLVIKLGGMLLSSVFAMNNFFKTLYEYKKINQNILLVHGGEIWAKNLLSNTFSLNQENKVFHLDYNNNVNNDFKFGIFSGTINSNILKYAGLHGINAIGLHCTDGDTIIFKSSDIRDCIFYKNNSLTFINSLLKSNIMPIISPTAITKDNLLINVDSDLIAVLLAQAFQARLIMLTDVSGVLDGKGHVIRKINYLMYEQLICDGIISSGMLIKVNLAMQAAQYLKSPVNIAGCTDRIKLKKIFSGNAIGTIILNSDKERSHA
- a CDS encoding argininosuccinate synthase; protein product: MHNSKHIGKVVLAYSGGLDTSAIIPWIKENYSLDVIAFVADIGQSKQDLDGISEKAIKSGAIECYIVDLKEKFIKDYIFPVLSTGALYEGNYLLGTAMARPIIAKEQIKLAIKTQAIAVCHGATGKGNDQIRFEMAYAALAPHLQVLSPWREWKLSSREELIEYLQVRNIPTTATKEKIYSRDENIWHISTEGGILENTWNASDKNCWVWTNDPVCAPNEAEYVTIEFSKGYPISVNDHSLSLLCILQYLNKIGSKHGIGRIDIVENRVIGIKSRGCYETPGGTIIVAAMRAIEQLVLDRNSFQWREQLGLKMASIVYDGLWFTPVREAIQHSAMVFFNMLSGKVVLKLYKGNVFVMKKYARNTLYLEEFATFGKDTVYDHHDAQGFIKLFSLSSKIRALQNK
- the nusG gene encoding transcription termination/antitermination protein NusG, translating into MYNNTKKSWYILQTFSGLENHVVQKIKEQIGSSKEKNLFGKIMVPGEQVVEMKSGKKKKSEIKFFPGYILINMHLNEKSWALIKSVPKIIGFIGRSSNQPAPIDDIEIEKINRRLLELGDQPRPKIIYTPGEKIRVKNGPFIGFPGVVENVDYGKNRLTVSVSIFGRSTPVELNFSQVEKNT
- the secE gene encoding preprotein translocase subunit SecE, which encodes MKIIHFIKILKQEINNICWPTMDATIKTTFTILITSILLSLILCIMDKTLFLIISSIMTLRF
- a CDS encoding methylenetetrahydrofolate reductase yields the protein MNKPYHHYETLYQTIFDIRSKVDVSFEFFPPKIFNQKNNTFLSTMEKLSIFNPKFISVTCSPNIEHVIDYTYQAIQHIPVNLNLNIAPHITYINNIDKITELAKKYWENGIRRVVALRGDVVSQEYCAEVYACDLVKLLKKIADFDISVAAYPEIHPEAHSAKLDLFYLKKKIDCGANRAITQFFFDAEKYLRFRDRCVSVGITVDIIPGILPILSVQQLKKFIRLTNVYVPSWIHNLFNNLDSNDVYLNKMIGLMVCTNIIQKLCAEGVKDFHFYTLNQFDITYALCSILKSKIKVN